From Pseudomonas sp. CCI4.2, one genomic window encodes:
- the lpxC gene encoding UDP-3-O-acyl-N-acetylglucosamine deacetylase — MIKQRTLKNIIRATGVGLHSGEKVYLTLKPAPVNTGIVFCRADLTPMVQIAARAENVGDTTLSTTLVSGDTKVDTVEHLLSAMAGLGIDNAYVELSASEVPIMDGSAGPFVFLIQSAGLEEQDAAKKFIRILKEVTVEEGGKRATFLPFEGFKVSFEIDFDHPVFRNRTQSATVDFSSTSFVKEVSRARTFGFMSDIEYLRKHNLALGGSVENAIVVDKDGVLNEDGLRYEDEFVKHKILDAIGDLYLLGNSLIGEFRGFKSGHALNNVLLRALIAQTDAWEVVTFDDASAAPISYMRPVAAV, encoded by the coding sequence ATGATTAAACAACGCACCCTGAAAAATATTATCCGTGCCACAGGTGTAGGGCTGCACTCCGGGGAGAAGGTTTACCTGACCCTCAAGCCCGCACCCGTGAATACCGGCATCGTGTTCTGCCGTGCCGACCTCACCCCTATGGTGCAGATTGCTGCCCGTGCGGAAAACGTCGGTGACACCACCCTGTCGACCACATTGGTCAGCGGGGACACCAAGGTGGACACAGTAGAGCACTTGCTTTCGGCCATGGCTGGCCTGGGCATCGATAACGCCTACGTTGAACTCTCCGCCTCCGAAGTTCCGATCATGGACGGTAGCGCAGGACCCTTCGTATTCCTGATTCAATCTGCCGGCCTGGAAGAACAGGACGCAGCCAAGAAATTCATCCGAATCCTCAAAGAAGTGACAGTGGAGGAGGGCGGTAAGCGCGCTACTTTCCTGCCTTTCGAAGGCTTTAAGGTGAGTTTCGAGATCGATTTCGATCACCCGGTTTTCCGCAACCGTACTCAAAGTGCAACCGTGGATTTTTCCAGCACTTCTTTCGTCAAAGAAGTCAGTCGCGCACGTACCTTTGGGTTCATGAGTGACATCGAGTACCTGCGCAAGCACAACCTCGCACTCGGCGGTAGCGTTGAAAATGCCATCGTGGTCGATAAGGACGGCGTGCTGAACGAAGATGGCCTGCGGTATGAGGACGAATTCGTCAAACACAAAATTCTGGATGCAATTGGCGATCTTTACCTGCTGGGTAATAGTCTGATAGGCGAGTTCCGAGGCTTCAAGTCCGGGCACGCACTGAACAACGTCCTGCTCCGCGCCTTAATCGCGCAGACAGACGCCTGGGAAGTGGTGACCTTCGATGATGCCAGCGCCGCACCGATCTCTTACATGCGTCCTGTTGCGGCCGTGTAA
- a CDS encoding DUF721 domain-containing protein: MAFRPLTARAPAVLLREAKPLKAIFHHAQRLGHLQRLLESQLQPAAREHCHVASWREGSLLLIVTDGHWATRLRYQQKRLQRQLVAFEEFANLTRILFKVQPPTVQQGAVGHTMSLSVVAAESIQATAEGISDPKLRAALERLASHGKPKIE; this comes from the coding sequence ATGGCATTTCGCCCCCTTACAGCCCGGGCACCCGCTGTCTTGCTCCGCGAAGCAAAACCGCTCAAAGCCATATTCCACCACGCTCAGCGCTTGGGTCATCTGCAACGCCTGCTCGAAAGTCAGTTACAACCCGCTGCACGCGAACATTGCCACGTGGCGTCTTGGCGTGAAGGCAGCCTGCTGTTGATCGTGACCGACGGGCACTGGGCGACGCGCTTGCGCTACCAACAAAAACGCCTGCAACGACAACTGGTCGCTTTTGAAGAGTTCGCCAATCTCACGCGTATTTTATTCAAAGTACAGCCGCCTACCGTGCAACAGGGGGCAGTTGGTCATACGATGAGTCTGTCGGTTGTAGCCGCTGAAAGTATTCAAGCGACTGCGGAGGGGATAAGCGATCCGAAGTTACGGGCCGCACTGGAGCGGTTGGCGAGTCATGGGAAGCCGAAGATCGAGTAA
- the ftsZ gene encoding cell division protein FtsZ encodes MFELVDNVPQSPVIKVIGVGGGGGNAVNHMVKSNIEGVEFICANTDAQALKSIGARTILQLGTGVTKGLGAGANPEVGRQAALEDRERIAEVLQGTNMVFITTGMGGGTGTGAAPIIAEVAKEMGILTVAVVTRPFPFEGRKRMQIADEGIRLLSESVDSLITIPNEKLLTILGKDASLLSAFAKADDVLAGAVRGISDIIKRPGMINVDFADVRTVMSEMGMAMMGTGCASGPNRAREATEAAIRNPLLEDVNLQGARGILVNITAGPDLSLGEYSDVGSIIEAFASEHAMVKVGTVIDPDMRDELHVTVVATGLGAKIEKPVKVIDNTLQPSQHASAHPSARQEMPSVNYRDLDRPTVMRNQAHAGAQASAKTNSHDDLDYLDIPAFLRRQAD; translated from the coding sequence ATGTTCGAACTCGTAGACAATGTCCCGCAAAGCCCGGTAATCAAAGTTATCGGTGTTGGTGGTGGTGGTGGTAATGCTGTTAACCATATGGTTAAGAGCAACATCGAAGGCGTGGAATTCATCTGCGCCAACACTGACGCGCAAGCGCTGAAAAGCATCGGCGCACGTACCATCCTGCAATTGGGCACTGGTGTGACCAAAGGCTTGGGTGCGGGTGCCAATCCTGAAGTAGGTCGTCAGGCTGCACTTGAAGACCGTGAGCGTATTGCTGAAGTGCTGCAAGGCACGAACATGGTGTTCATCACCACCGGCATGGGTGGCGGTACCGGTACCGGTGCGGCACCAATCATCGCCGAAGTGGCCAAGGAAATGGGCATTCTGACCGTTGCTGTTGTAACGCGTCCGTTCCCGTTCGAAGGCCGCAAGCGTATGCAGATCGCCGATGAAGGCATTCGTCTGCTCTCGGAAAGCGTCGACTCGTTGATCACCATTCCTAACGAGAAGCTGCTGACCATCCTCGGTAAAGACGCCAGCTTGCTGTCCGCCTTCGCCAAGGCAGACGATGTACTAGCCGGTGCCGTTCGCGGTATCTCCGACATCATCAAGCGTCCGGGCATGATCAACGTCGACTTTGCCGACGTGCGCACCGTGATGAGCGAAATGGGTATGGCGATGATGGGCACTGGCTGCGCCAGCGGTCCTAACCGTGCACGTGAAGCGACTGAAGCAGCTATCCGTAACCCGCTGCTTGAAGACGTCAACCTGCAAGGCGCTCGCGGTATTCTGGTGAACATCACTGCCGGTCCTGACCTGTCTCTGGGTGAGTATTCGGACGTGGGTAGCATCATCGAAGCGTTCGCTTCCGAGCACGCCATGGTCAAGGTCGGTACGGTTATCGATCCGGACATGCGTGACGAGTTGCACGTGACGGTGGTGGCTACAGGTCTGGGTGCAAAAATCGAGAAGCCTGTGAAGGTCATCGACAACACCCTTCAGCCTTCGCAGCACGCTTCGGCACACCCTTCTGCTCGTCAGGAAATGCCGTCCGTGAACTACCGCGATCTGGACCGCCCGACCGTGATGCGCAATCAGGCACATGCCGGTGCCCAAGCGTCCGCCAAGACGAACTCTCACGATGATTTGGATTACCTGGACATCCCGGCTTTCCTGCGTCGTCAGGCTGATTAA